The Streptomyces sp. NBC_00440 genome contains a region encoding:
- a CDS encoding transposase family protein → MAGVITAWEPSRTAPFTGMSPRAFGKLVTVLRREGANTVRKGRPWGLSLEERELLVAAYWRTNLTMRQLALLFGVPKSAADRVTDHLGPMLGLQPRKRFAKDAVLIVDDTLVPTRDHTVAEQSKNYRYFTNHQQAHNKSHKQVRTRVEHTFARMKTWKILRDCRLKGDGVHHAMRGIARLHNLALAG, encoded by the coding sequence GTGGCTGGTGTGATCACGGCGTGGGAGCCGTCCAGGACAGCCCCGTTCACCGGGATGAGCCCGCGCGCCTTCGGAAAGCTGGTGACCGTGCTGCGGCGCGAGGGTGCGAACACGGTCCGCAAGGGTCGGCCGTGGGGCCTTTCCTTGGAGGAGCGGGAGCTGCTGGTCGCGGCTTACTGGCGCACTAACTTGACGATGCGCCAGCTCGCGCTGCTGTTCGGGGTGCCGAAGTCCGCGGCGGACCGTGTGACCGACCATCTCGGTCCCATGCTCGGGCTTCAGCCCCGCAAGCGGTTCGCCAAGGACGCCGTGCTCATCGTGGACGACACCCTGGTCCCCACTCGCGACCACACTGTCGCCGAGCAGTCGAAGAACTACCGCTACTTCACGAACCACCAGCAAGCACACAACAAGTCCCACAAGCAGGTCCGGACCCGCGTCGAGCACACCTTCGCCCGCATGAAGACCTGGAAGATCCTCCGCGACTGCCGCCTCAAAGGCGACGGAGTCCACCACGCCATGCGCGGCATCGCCCGCCTGCACAACCTCGCCCTCGCCGGATAG
- a CDS encoding class II aldolase/adducin family protein: MKPVCISEDAELQREHLSAACQSLYRRGWMPGTFGSVSVRSGEAVMITAGDLSKRVMTDQDTVMVDPFKGLPLLGESEWPPAETPVHLALYRRLPGCGAVIHAHAPWSTALATRTAGADRTGQVVFEEMEMAKSLDVPDPRLVVLPIVANHLDASLIADDVTALLDDPAADTPPALLIDRDGMFSFGRDIDEARNRLECVEELSHLLLLTGADEPGTAKVSAR, from the coding sequence GTGAAACCCGTATGCATCAGCGAGGATGCCGAGCTGCAGCGTGAACACCTCTCGGCCGCCTGCCAGTCCCTGTACCGGCGCGGGTGGATGCCCGGAACGTTCGGCAGCGTCTCGGTCAGGTCGGGTGAAGCGGTCATGATCACCGCAGGCGACCTGAGCAAGAGGGTGATGACCGATCAGGACACGGTGATGGTCGACCCGTTCAAAGGGCTGCCGCTGCTCGGAGAGAGCGAATGGCCGCCCGCCGAAACCCCGGTACACCTCGCGCTCTACCGGCGGCTGCCCGGCTGCGGAGCAGTGATCCACGCACACGCACCGTGGTCCACAGCACTTGCCACCCGGACCGCCGGCGCCGACCGCACCGGCCAAGTGGTCTTCGAGGAAATGGAAATGGCGAAGAGCCTCGACGTACCGGACCCCCGCCTGGTCGTACTGCCCATCGTCGCGAACCACCTGGACGCGTCCCTCATCGCCGACGACGTGACGGCCCTCCTCGATGATCCGGCCGCCGACACCCCGCCTGCTCTGCTCATCGACCGCGACGGCATGTTCTCCTTCGGCCGCGACATCGACGAAGCGCGCAACAGGCTGGAGTGCGTCGAGGAACTCAGCCACCTGCTCCTGCTGACGGGCGCCGACGAGCCCGGCACGGCCAAGGTGAGTGCCCGGTGA
- a CDS encoding haloacid dehalogenase type II, which produces MDRANNIEAIVFDVLGTMVDEPGSLRTAIRNALPAADDTTIDQLLTVWQHHVANEQQRIHEGTRPYANSDIIDREAAHHVAARSGLTDPDTIEQLATASQRMKPWNDSPTALASLAAHFPVLALTHASRACLLRLNAHAGLRWHQALSAEDAQAYKPAPQVYQLALNAAQCPPQHVLMVAAHAWDLRGAQSHGILTAYIHRPTGNPPSKTDTFNWHTNNLTELTHALATP; this is translated from the coding sequence ATGGACCGGGCGAACAACATCGAAGCCATCGTCTTCGACGTCCTCGGCACCATGGTCGACGAACCGGGCAGCCTGCGAACAGCCATCCGCAACGCACTACCCGCAGCCGACGACACGACCATCGACCAACTCCTCACCGTATGGCAGCACCACGTCGCCAACGAACAGCAACGTATCCACGAAGGGACCCGCCCCTACGCCAACTCCGACATCATCGACCGCGAAGCAGCCCACCACGTAGCCGCCCGCTCGGGCCTCACCGACCCCGACACCATCGAACAACTCGCGACAGCAAGCCAGCGCATGAAACCCTGGAACGACTCCCCCACCGCGCTCGCCAGCCTCGCCGCGCACTTCCCGGTACTCGCCCTCACCCACGCCAGCCGTGCATGCCTGCTGCGCCTCAACGCGCACGCCGGTCTCCGCTGGCACCAAGCCCTCTCAGCCGAAGACGCCCAGGCCTACAAACCCGCGCCCCAGGTGTACCAACTCGCGCTCAACGCCGCGCAATGCCCACCCCAACACGTCCTCATGGTTGCCGCACACGCCTGGGACCTGCGCGGAGCCCAGAGCCACGGAATACTGACCGCCTACATCCACCGACCCACCGGAAACCCCCCGAGCAAAACCGACACCTTTAACTGGCACACGAACAACCTCACCGAACTCACCCACGCCCTGGCCACACCATAG
- a CDS encoding TetR/AcrR family transcriptional regulator codes for MRHLTPAGVRVLETASRLFYEQGIRAVGVEAIADEAGVTKKTLYDCFGSKEDLIVAYLRARDGLWRSTLVKHANVHDAPPGEKILATFSALRDWMRERNSRGCAFINASVELPEDHPGREVARDQKAWLFAYLEDLATQARAQDPAALAAQVLILHEGACIADSMRSVDNAVDRAEQVAAVLIERALAE; via the coding sequence ATGAGGCACCTGACGCCGGCTGGTGTGAGGGTCCTTGAGACCGCGTCGCGGCTGTTCTATGAGCAGGGGATCCGCGCTGTGGGCGTGGAGGCGATCGCGGACGAGGCGGGTGTCACCAAGAAGACCCTGTATGACTGCTTCGGCTCGAAGGAGGATCTGATCGTCGCGTATCTGCGTGCTCGCGATGGTCTGTGGCGTTCTACGTTGGTGAAGCACGCGAACGTTCATGATGCTCCCCCCGGTGAGAAGATCCTCGCGACGTTCAGTGCCTTGCGTGACTGGATGCGTGAGCGGAACTCGCGGGGGTGTGCCTTTATCAATGCTTCTGTGGAGTTGCCTGAGGATCATCCGGGCCGGGAGGTCGCCCGTGATCAGAAGGCGTGGCTCTTTGCGTACTTGGAGGATCTCGCGACGCAGGCCCGTGCCCAGGATCCTGCTGCGCTGGCGGCGCAGGTGTTGATCCTTCATGAGGGGGCTTGTATCGCTGATTCGATGCGGTCGGTGGATAACGCTGTTGACCGTGCTGAGCAGGTGGCAGCTGTTCTGATCGAGAGGGCACTTGCCGAGTGA
- a CDS encoding IS5 family transposase (programmed frameshift), whose product MGRGERGDPSDAEWERIRPFLPVSNGRCGRWRDHRQVIDGILHRVRSGVWWRDLPEWFGPWETVYERHRLWSAGGTRGRLLQWAQAAADAAGQIDWNIAVDSTVVRAHQHAAGARHPTARAKGGQGDRTPGRDSMAEPGRPAGGGGERGQGLGRSRGGFTSKIPLSADGRCRPLSLLVTAGERADCTQFVPVLEKIRVPRLGLGRPRKKPDSVAADKAYSNGPCREYLRRREIRHTIPEKSDSRAARLRKGSQGGRPPGFDEERYKKRNTVERAINRLKNSRAVATRYDKRCQVFLGTITVAVLVIWLRS is encoded by the exons ATGGGGCGGGGAGAACGTGGCGATCCGTCGGACGCGGAGTGGGAGCGGATACGGCCATTCCTGCCGGTGAGCAATGGGCGATGCGGGCGGTGGCGTGATCACCGGCAGGTGATCGACGGGATCCTGCACCGGGTGCGGAGCGGGGTGTGGTGGCGAGATCTGCCGGAGTGGTTCGGTCCTTGGGAGACGGTCTATGAGCGCCATCGGCTGTGGTCGGCGGGCGGCACCAGGGGGCGCCTCCTGCAGTGGGCTCAGGCCGCAGCCGACGCGGCAGGCCAGATCGACTGGAATATTGCGGTGGATTCCACCGTCGTGCGCGCCCACCAACACGCGGCAGGCGCCCGC CACCCCACCGCCCGTGCCAAAGGGGGGCAAGGTGACAGAACACCGGGACGAGACTCCATGGCAGAGCCTGGTCGGCCAGCTGGTGGGGGTGGTGAACGAGGTCAGGGCCTGGGCCGCTCTCGCGGCGGCTTCACCAGCAAGATTCCCCTGAGCGCCGATGGCCGCTGCCGCCCGCTGTCCCTGCTCGTCACCGCAGGCGAGCGGGCGGACTGTACTCAGTTTGTGCCGGTACTGGAGAAGATCCGGGTCCCTCGCCTCGGGCTGGGCAGGCCCCGTAAGAAGCCGGACAGCGTCGCGGCCGACAAGGCCTACAGCAATGGCCCCTGCCGCGAGTACCTGCGGCGACGGGAAATCCGGCACACCATCCCGGAGAAGAGCGACAGCCGTGCCGCCCGCCTGCGCAAGGGATCGCAAGGCGGACGGCCGCCAGGTTTCGACGAGGAGCGGTACAAGAAGCGCAACACCGTTGAGCGGGCCATCAACAGACTCAAGAACTCCCGGGCCGTCGCGACGCGATACGACAAGCGCTGCCAGGTCTTCCTCGGCACGATCACCGTCGCCGTGCTCGTCATTTGGCTACGTTCATGA
- the manD gene encoding D-mannonate dehydratase ManD: protein MATITSAEVFVTCPGRNYVTLKITTSDGVTGIGDATLNGRELSVASYLRDHVCPTLIGKDPARIEHLWQYLYKGAYWRRGPVTMTAIAAVDVALWDIKGKVAGLPVYQLLGGAARDGVTVYGHASGNTISELLDDVRRFLDKGFRAVRAQAAVPGLERVYGMRKGDGATYEPADGALPTEEVWDTGAYVDFVPTYMAAVREEFGYGFQLLHDVHHRLTPIEAGRLGKSLEPYRLFWIEDPTPAEDQEAFRLIRQHTTTPLAVGEIFNSIWDCQHLITNRLIDYVRTSVSHAGGITHLRRIFSLAELYGVRSGSHGAGDLSPASLAAALHVDLSVPNFGMQEYMAHLPGYEKVFHTSWTFEDGLMHPGDEPGIGVEFDETAAAKFPYERKYLPVNRLRDGSVHDW, encoded by the coding sequence ATGGCCACGATCACCTCAGCCGAGGTCTTTGTCACCTGCCCCGGCCGCAACTACGTCACCCTGAAGATCACCACTTCCGACGGCGTCACCGGCATCGGCGACGCCACCCTCAACGGCCGTGAGCTGTCAGTCGCCTCCTACCTGCGCGACCACGTCTGCCCGACCCTCATCGGCAAGGACCCGGCGCGCATCGAGCACCTGTGGCAGTACCTGTACAAGGGGGCCTACTGGCGGCGCGGCCCGGTCACCATGACCGCCATCGCCGCCGTCGACGTCGCCCTGTGGGACATCAAGGGCAAGGTCGCTGGCCTGCCCGTGTACCAGCTGCTCGGTGGCGCGGCCCGTGACGGCGTCACCGTCTACGGCCACGCCAGCGGCAACACGATCTCCGAACTCCTCGACGACGTAAGGCGCTTCCTCGACAAGGGCTTCCGCGCGGTGCGCGCGCAGGCGGCGGTGCCGGGGCTGGAGCGGGTCTACGGCATGCGTAAGGGAGACGGTGCGACATATGAGCCTGCCGATGGCGCTCTTCCCACCGAGGAAGTCTGGGACACGGGCGCCTACGTGGACTTCGTGCCGACGTACATGGCCGCTGTCCGCGAGGAGTTCGGCTACGGCTTCCAGCTCCTGCACGACGTGCACCACCGGCTCACCCCGATCGAGGCGGGCCGGCTCGGCAAGTCCCTGGAGCCGTACCGCCTGTTCTGGATCGAGGACCCGACTCCGGCCGAGGACCAGGAGGCGTTCCGTCTGATCCGCCAGCACACCACGACGCCGCTCGCGGTCGGCGAGATCTTCAACTCCATCTGGGACTGCCAGCACCTGATCACCAACCGGCTGATCGACTACGTCCGCACCTCCGTCTCCCACGCGGGCGGCATCACCCACCTCCGTAGGATCTTCTCTCTGGCGGAGCTGTACGGGGTGCGCTCCGGCTCACACGGCGCGGGTGACCTCTCCCCGGCCTCGCTCGCCGCAGCACTCCACGTCGACCTGTCCGTCCCGAACTTCGGCATGCAGGAGTACATGGCCCATCTGCCGGGCTACGAGAAGGTGTTCCACACCTCCTGGACGTTCGAGGACGGCCTGATGCACCCCGGCGACGAGCCCGGCATCGGCGTCGAGTTCGACGAGACGGCAGCTGCCAAGTTCCCGTACGAGCGCAAGTACCTGCCGGTCAACCGCTTGCGAGACGGTTCCGTTCACGACTGGTGA
- a CDS encoding cupin: MTLLQIMPEDAPQTITVHSDDLDVIRKELLRIGVRFARWHAARRLPADADDSTIMNAYRSHIDHVSAESNHRVVDIARMTPTSPGPGQPRHKEHFHDEDLVRFVVAGAGCFYLHVAGQVHAMLCTAGDLLSIPSRTKHWFDAGTRPNYTAVRFFQDDNGCAARFLPDSIAARFPAFDELTVAP; the protein is encoded by the coding sequence GTGACGCTGCTGCAGATCATGCCGGAGGACGCACCGCAGACGATCACCGTGCACAGCGACGACCTGGACGTCATCCGCAAAGAACTGCTCAGAATCGGTGTGCGCTTCGCGCGATGGCACGCCGCCCGCCGGCTCCCCGCCGACGCGGACGACTCCACCATCATGAATGCCTACCGGAGCCACATCGATCACGTCAGCGCCGAGAGCAACCACCGGGTCGTCGACATCGCACGCATGACCCCCACCTCGCCCGGTCCCGGCCAGCCCCGGCACAAGGAGCACTTCCACGACGAGGACCTCGTGCGCTTCGTCGTAGCTGGAGCCGGCTGCTTCTACCTCCACGTCGCCGGTCAGGTACACGCGATGCTCTGCACAGCAGGAGATCTGCTGTCCATACCCAGCCGGACGAAGCACTGGTTCGACGCAGGGACACGACCGAACTACACCGCGGTCCGCTTCTTCCAGGATGACAACGGCTGCGCCGCCCGGTTCCTGCCGGACAGCATCGCCGCCCGGTTCCCGGCCTTCGACGAACTGACAGTCGCACCATGA
- a CDS encoding NB-ARC domain-containing protein, translating into MGRRDHLTRLKRLLPGDQHSLALPVALISGPPGVGKTALAVQAAHRAVNDGHFTDGQLFVNLQGPEPGTAAAPHDVLEDLLRAVGVPTDRIPTDLDQRAATFRSFLHGREILLVLDNAANAQQIYPLLPGSPGCAVIVTSRSRLPGLMSRVDATTLPLAELCQPEAAMLIRAIIGDTRADAGPSAVTVLAERCGHLPLALVLAAEHIVSHQHHSADTLATELKPEHARLNLAEGDIALRNAFDTSYKALDEQSARMFRLLGILPGHLIDATTTATPAGITHNEAARLLHSLASAHLIRSQDEHHYHMHILLRAYAADLARKLDTQPQPTKAIHPTVKPAATPTQPSLVA; encoded by the coding sequence GTGGGACGGCGTGACCACCTGACCCGCCTCAAAAGGCTACTCCCCGGCGACCAGCACTCCCTTGCCTTACCCGTCGCACTCATCAGCGGACCACCGGGCGTCGGCAAAACCGCACTCGCCGTACAAGCGGCACACCGGGCCGTCAACGACGGCCACTTCACCGACGGGCAACTCTTCGTCAACCTCCAGGGCCCCGAGCCAGGAACCGCAGCAGCCCCCCACGACGTCCTCGAAGACCTGCTCCGCGCCGTGGGCGTACCGACCGACCGCATCCCCACAGACCTGGACCAAAGGGCCGCCACCTTCCGCTCCTTCCTCCACGGCCGCGAAATACTGCTCGTCCTGGACAACGCCGCCAACGCCCAGCAGATCTATCCCCTGCTGCCCGGCTCACCAGGATGCGCCGTCATAGTCACCAGCCGCTCACGCCTGCCGGGACTCATGTCCCGCGTCGACGCCACCACCCTCCCACTGGCAGAACTGTGCCAGCCCGAGGCCGCCATGCTGATCCGCGCGATCATAGGCGACACACGCGCCGACGCCGGCCCCAGCGCAGTAACCGTCCTGGCAGAACGCTGCGGACACCTCCCCCTCGCACTGGTCCTCGCCGCCGAACACATCGTCAGCCACCAACACCACAGCGCCGACACGCTCGCCACCGAACTCAAACCCGAACACGCCCGCCTCAACCTCGCCGAAGGCGACATCGCACTCCGCAACGCCTTCGACACCAGCTACAAAGCACTCGACGAACAGAGCGCCCGTATGTTCCGCCTCCTAGGCATACTCCCCGGCCACCTCATCGACGCCACCACCACCGCCACCCCCGCAGGCATCACCCACAATGAAGCCGCGCGACTCCTGCACAGCCTCGCCAGCGCACACCTCATCCGAAGCCAGGACGAACACCACTACCACATGCACATCCTCCTACGAGCCTACGCAGCCGACCTCGCACGGAAACTCGACACCCAACCCCAACCCACGAAGGCAATACACCCCACAGTCAAACCAGCAGCCACACCCACCCAACCCTCCCTCGTCGCCTAA
- a CDS encoding GNAT family N-acetyltransferase, translating into MTRELSTPPAVPFGLLLGSPQPVLPAAQGLLLRPWEPADAPVFLSAYQDDEICRWHTRRPQTETRVLEWFDAYHRDWGSEKGGHWAVAREDGETLGRIALRGFDFNDGVADVSYWVLPTARGRGVATSAMAALSTWALDEIGFHRLYLEHSTRNHASCRVATKSGYLLEGTQRSAAIHDDGRHDMHLHARIRGD; encoded by the coding sequence GTGACTCGCGAATTATCGACGCCCCCAGCAGTTCCCTTCGGTCTACTCTTGGGCTCCCCTCAGCCCGTTCTGCCCGCCGCTCAAGGTTTGTTGCTGCGACCTTGGGAACCGGCTGACGCTCCAGTGTTCCTCTCCGCCTACCAGGACGATGAGATCTGCCGCTGGCACACGCGCCGCCCTCAGACGGAGACGCGCGTCCTGGAGTGGTTCGATGCCTACCACCGGGACTGGGGAAGCGAGAAGGGCGGTCACTGGGCTGTCGCCCGCGAGGACGGTGAGACCCTCGGCCGGATCGCGCTGCGTGGCTTCGACTTCAACGACGGTGTCGCCGATGTCAGTTACTGGGTTCTTCCAACTGCCCGCGGCCGCGGTGTTGCGACGTCGGCGATGGCAGCACTCTCAACCTGGGCGCTGGATGAGATCGGCTTCCACCGCCTGTACCTGGAGCATTCGACGCGCAACCACGCCTCCTGCAGGGTTGCCACCAAGTCCGGATACCTACTCGAAGGAACGCAGCGCAGTGCGGCCATTCATGACGACGGCCGGCACGACATGCATCTGCACGCCCGAATCCGAGGGGATTGA